One window of Acidimicrobiales bacterium genomic DNA carries:
- a CDS encoding flagellar assembly protein FliW produces MTDLIPDAGTLPGPLEFPDGLPGFPHARQFRFEPLEENLPPFFSMRSLDISGLRFVVVPPGAVFENYVVEVPEDDVERLGLHHAEDALVVVIVTVAQPPTANLLGPVVVNRHTGLSRQVVLTGSGYDVRTALPVGG; encoded by the coding sequence GTGACCGACCTGATCCCGGACGCCGGGACCCTGCCCGGCCCCCTGGAGTTCCCCGACGGCCTGCCCGGGTTCCCCCATGCCCGCCAGTTCCGGTTCGAGCCGCTGGAGGAGAACCTGCCCCCGTTCTTCTCCATGCGCAGCCTCGACATCTCCGGCCTGCGCTTTGTCGTCGTGCCGCCCGGAGCGGTCTTCGAGAACTACGTGGTCGAGGTGCCCGAGGACGACGTCGAGCGACTCGGACTGCACCATGCCGAGGACGCCCTGGTGGTCGTGATCGTGACCGTGGCGCAGCCGCCGACCGCCAACCTCCTCGGACCGGTGGTCGTCAACCGCCACACCGGGCTGTCCCGGCAGGTCGTGCTGACCGGCTCCGGGTACGACGTGCGTACCGCGCTGCCGGTAGGCGGGTAG
- the csrA gene encoding carbon storage regulator CsrA, translating into MLVLSRRPGESIMIGTDMVITVLEVSGETVRIGVRAPREIAVHREEVFLALQEANRAAASPSGSDLSALGGTRRPGGDGPGPGPGTVS; encoded by the coding sequence GTGCTCGTACTCAGCCGCCGACCCGGCGAGAGCATCATGATCGGCACCGACATGGTCATCACCGTGCTGGAGGTGAGTGGGGAGACGGTGCGGATCGGGGTGCGCGCCCCCCGGGAGATCGCTGTGCACCGCGAGGAGGTCTTCCTGGCCCTCCAGGAGGCCAACCGGGCTGCAGCTTCACCCTCGGGGTCCGACCTCAGCGCCCTGGGCGGCACCCGCCGGCCCGGTGGTGACGGGCCCGGGCCGGGCCCGGGCACCGTCAGCTGA
- a CDS encoding flagellin, giving the protein MIGGASRITPGIVDDQMTATMDADQLSIAQLQEKISSGQAISRPSDDPVGVVQSLTTQAALARGQQYQSNAQDGLGWLGTANTALSSAVTQLYGIRNIVLGAGSNSSQPSTYADLAQQVSGIRQELLALANTTYLNRPVFAGTSSTAQAYDAAGNYLGSGAAPTRTVAPGTSLPVSTTNPFGSGAGSVFAAVDQVINDLQTGTPASIGNLTGTDLGNLDNALNSLSSSAGQVGESYQQMQYLSDQAVAAQQTLSTRLADIQDVDLAKAVTDLQMQQNSYQAALWATSRVVQPTLAQFLS; this is encoded by the coding sequence ATGATCGGCGGGGCCTCCCGCATCACCCCCGGCATCGTCGACGACCAGATGACGGCCACCATGGACGCCGATCAGCTGTCGATTGCCCAGCTCCAGGAGAAGATCTCGTCGGGTCAGGCCATCAGCCGGCCCTCCGACGATCCGGTCGGGGTGGTCCAGTCGCTGACCACCCAGGCGGCCCTGGCCCGGGGCCAGCAGTACCAGTCCAACGCCCAGGACGGCCTGGGCTGGCTGGGGACGGCCAACACCGCCCTGTCCAGCGCGGTCACCCAGCTGTACGGCATCCGCAACATCGTGCTCGGGGCCGGGAGCAACAGCAGCCAGCCCTCGACCTATGCCGATCTGGCTCAACAGGTCAGCGGCATCCGCCAGGAGCTGCTGGCGCTGGCCAACACGACGTATCTGAACCGGCCCGTCTTCGCGGGCACCTCCTCCACGGCCCAGGCCTACGACGCCGCCGGCAACTACCTCGGGTCCGGCGCCGCCCCCACGAGGACGGTGGCGCCCGGCACGTCGCTCCCGGTGAGTACCACCAACCCCTTCGGCTCCGGCGCCGGGTCCGTCTTCGCCGCGGTGGACCAGGTCATCAACGACCTGCAGACCGGCACCCCGGCCTCGATCGGGAACCTGACCGGCACGGACCTGGGCAACCTGGACAACGCCCTCAACTCGCTGTCCAGCTCCGCCGGGCAGGTGGGGGAGAGCTACCAGCAGATGCAGTACCTGTCCGATCAGGCCGTGGCCGCCCAACAGACGCTGTCGACCCGGCTGGCCGACATCCAGGACGTCGACCTGGCCAAGGCCGTCACCGACCTGCAGATGCAGCAGAACTCCTATCAGGCGGCCCTATGGGCAACCTCCCGGGTGGTCCAGCCCACTCTGGCCCAGTTCCTCTCCTGA